One Bacillus alveayuensis genomic window, TATCAACAAAAATATAAAAATATGTGATGAGTTTTGTCGAAAAATATTTTTTTGGCACCCCTAAGATGCCAAGAAACCTTGATATATCAACATTTATAGAGGGAGGAGATTCAAAGTTTTACAATACAGTCTAAACCTAGAGGTTCACTTTTGTTTTACGTGTCTTATCCTAGAAAAAAATTAATGCGATCGTTAAAGTCATTCAAGATATACACAAATGACATCATGAGGGATATTAAAATACTTAGAGCTTACTTAGAATGTTTTTTTGCAATTGACTTAGCTTCATTTAAAAATTTTTTCTTATTTTTTGAATGTTTATCTTCTTTCATTTCGTTTATAATATCTTTTGCTTTTCCGTCTACTATTTTTTTTCC contains:
- a CDS encoding hypothetical protein (product_source=Hypo-rule applied; superfamily=69989) — its product is MRLGGKKIVDGKAKDIINEMKEDKHSKNKKKFLNEAKSIAKKHSK